The genomic region AAGCGGCCATCTGGCGCGCCAGGTTTTTGCCCGCGAGTTGAAGGGCCTTGCCGCGCGCGCGGGATTGTCGGCCTCTGCCGTCTCGCCGCACGTGCTTCGCCACGCCTTTGCCAGCCACCTGCTGCAGAACGGCGCTGACCTGCGCACCGTGCAGCAATTGCTCGGCCATGCCGACATTTCAACGACGCAAATCTATACGCATGTGCTTGAGGAAAGACTGCATAAGCTTGTCAGCGAGCATCATCCGCTTGCCGATTAGCCGCTCTACGGTTATGAGAAAACCGAAAATTTGCAAGATGAGCCAGTAGTGAATATGTAAGGCGCCGTAAAACAGCCTTTTTCAGGCTGGTCATAGAGCGGCACGTCCCTTTGTAAAACGCACGAACAGTCAGGCCCGATGTACAATTATCTCGATTTTGAAAAACCCGTCGCCGACCTTGAAGGCCAGATTCTCGAGCTGAAGAAGCTCGCGCAGGAACAGGGCAGCGTCGAGATGAGCGACGAGATTCGTCGCCTCGAGAAGCGTTCGGCGGATGCGCTGAAGGACATCTATCGCAAGCTGACCCCGTGGCAGAAGGCGCAGATCGCCCGCCATCCGGACCGCCCGCACTGCCTGGAATATATCGACCGGCTGTTCACCGAATTCACGCCGCTTGCCGGCGACCGCAAGTTCGCCAATGACGAAGCCCTCCAGGCCGGTTTCGGCCGCTTCAACGGTCAGCCCGTCGCCATCATCGGGCAGGAAAAGGGTTCCGACACCAAGACCCGTCTCAAGCACAATTTCGGCTCGGCCCGCCCGGAAGGCTACCGCAAGGCCGTCCGCATCATGGAAATGGCCGACCGCTTCCAGTTGCCGCTCATCACCTTCGTGGATACTGCGGGCGCCTATCCCGGCGTCAGCGCCGAGGAACGCGGCCAGGCGGAAGCCATCGCCCGCTCGACGGCGGAGTGCCTCAAGCTGCGCGTTCCGGTCATCTCGATCATCATCGGCGAAGGCGGCTCCGGCGGCGCGATTGCAATCGCCGTCGCAAACCGTGTCTACATGCTCGAGCATTCGATCTATTCGGTGATTTCGCCCGAAGGTGCAGCCTCGATCCTCTGGCATGATTCGACCCGCGCCAAGGATGCCGCTTCCAACATGCGCATCACCGCGCAGGACCTGTTCGACCTCAAGGTCATCGACGGCATCATTCCCGAACCGATGGGCGGCGCGCATCGCGGCAAGGAAGCCGTGATCGACGCCACCGGCGACATCATCACCGCATCGCTGCGTTCGATGAAGGATATCGACGGCGAAACGCTGAAGCAGGAGCGCCGCCAGAAGTTCCTCGAAATCGGCCGCAATATCTGATTTACGCCGGGAATTGGCGCGCATCCCGCAAACTCGGCGCGGTTTTCGGGACAGGATGCGCGGTTCAAGACAAAGTGAAAAACCGTACGGGAGGCCAGGCGCCTCCCGCATTTGCATCAAGCTGCAAATTCGGCCATATTGCCGACGCGCCGGGTTTTAGCTATCTGGGCAAGGATTTATAAACGATACCGTAAGGTTTCATTTATAGGATCGGACCTTCAGGAAATCGACTTTTGCTCATAAAGTCTCTGGCGTAGCTCTAACAGACTTGATGCGACATGAAGATCAGAACCGCAATTCTAGGCTCCTTACTGGCAACCACGCTTCTTGCGGGCTGTCAGGGTTCGTCCGTATCCGACCTTAGTCTGCGGGCCGAAAAGCCGCTTCCCGAAAAGGTCGTTGCCAAGATGAAGGCGAAGGGCATGACCCGCACCTCGCCGATCATGGTGCGCATCTTCAAGGAAGAAGGCGTGCTCGAAGTCTGGAAGCAGAAGAACAACGGCAAATACGACCAGATCGCTTCCTACGAAATCTGCAAATGGTCGGGCAAGCTCGGCCCGAAATATATCGAGGGCGACCGTCAGGCGCCGGAAGGTTTCTACACCGTCCGTCCCGCCCAGATGAACCCCAACTCGAACTATTACCTGGCTTTCAACATCGGCTTTCCCAACGCCTATGACCGCGCCAATGGCCGCACCGGCCAGCACCTGATGGTGCACGGCGCATGTTCCTCGTCGGGCTGCTATTCGATGACCGACGAGCAGGTCGCCGAGATCTACGCCTTCGGTCGCGACGCCTTCAAGGGCGGCCAGCGCGACTTCCAAATCCAGGCGTTTCCGTTCCGCATGACCGCCGCCAACATGGCGCGCTACAAGAGCGATCCGAATTATTCGTTCTGGAAGATGCTGAAGCAGGGCTATGACGCCTTCGAGACCACCAAGGTTCCGCCGAAGGTCGACGTCTGCGAGAAGCGCTACGTCTTCAACGTATCGACGCCGGACGGCCAGCCCCTTTCGCCGACCGATGCCTGCCCGCCCTCGGTTGGCGGCGAGGCCATGTCCTATGCATCTTATGAAAAGACCTACCAGTCCGCTTTCAGCGCTGCGCAGAAGGCACCGGCACCGTCCATTCAGGGCATTGCCGAAGCCAAGCTCGTCTCCGCATGGTCTGCGGCCCGCGCGCGCGGCGAAAAGGTAACGCGCGAACCGCCGTCGCTTACGCCTGCTTCGGCTGAAAAGGCCGGTGCGCCCGACATTCGCCCGGCAACGCCGTCCGTGCAGCCGACAGCCATTGCTGCAACGCCGCAACCGGTCGCCGTTCCGGCACAGCCCGCGACGCAGACCGCAGCCGTGCCCGCACCGCAGCCGAACCCGGCAGCAGCGCAGGCTGCTGCCCCACAGGTTTCACCGCAAGTCTCACCCCAGATCTCGTCAATGACGACCGCCAGCACGGTGGCGCAGAATGTCGAACAGGCGGCACCTGTCGCAGCCGCCGAACCGAAGAAGCCGTGGTGGAAGATCATCGGGAATTGATCGCCTTGCAGGAGGAGATTCCTGTCTACGATCTGAGGGGGCTTAAATGCCCCCTTCCAGTTTTGAAGACCCGCAATCGTCTGGAAAAAATGCCGAGCGGAGCGCTTCTCTGGGTGGAAGCGACCGATCCGCTGTCAGGCATAGATGTGCCGCATTTCTGCACGCAGGAAGGCCACGCCCTCATCACGCAGGAGCGGGAAGGCCCGCTGCACCGCTTTCTCATTCGCAGGAAGTGAGTATCAGTTCCGGGGCGAAAAGCCCGGAATGGCCAGCGGATTTTCGGTCAGCGCGGCCCGGTCCGGCCGGTCGAGGCCCGGACGTCCGAGAAACGCATCGAAAAGCTCACGCACATAGGTTTCCGGCAGATCCTTCACGATCATCACCAGAAGCGTCTCCTGCTTGTCCTGCGGCCACTGCGGCAGGCGTGCAGGCGGATGGAAAATCTTCTGCACCCCGTGGATGACCACCGGACGATCCGGGTCTTCGGCAATCTGCACGATGCCCTTCACCCGCAAAAGCTTTTCCCCATGCGTCGACCGCAGAAGATCGAGGAACATGTCGAAGGTCGAGAGCGGGATCGGCGCATCGTGACGCAGTGAGAAGGACCGGATCGCATCGTCGTGGTGATGATGATGCGTGTGCTTATGATGGTGGTGGCCATGATGGTGCCCGTGATGGTGATCATGGTGATGATGGTCGTGATCGCAATCCGGCCCGCAAACATGATCATGGTCATGATGCGCACCCTCGTAGGCTTCCGCCTTGAGCCAGCGCTGCACATCGGCCGATTTCGTTTCCGGATTATAGAGGCCGCATTCGAAAAGCGCCGCATAGCCTGTGCGCTGTTCACCGGCTTCCAGAATGTC from Brucella intermedia LMG 3301 harbors:
- a CDS encoding CobW family GTP-binding protein; its protein translation is MPNPIPVSVLTGFLGSGKTTLLNRLLKDPALSDTAVIINEFGEVSIDHLLVEQASEGVIELADGCLCCTVRGELVDTLADLIDRLQTGRIKALKRVIIETTGLADPAPVLHSIMGHPVLMQAFRLDGVVATVDAVNGMATLDNHEEAVKQAAMADRIVLTKTDLPEAQAGLAALTARLRALNPGADILEAGEQRTGYAALFECGLYNPETKSADVQRWLKAEAYEGAHHDHDHVCGPDCDHDHHHHDHHHGHHHGHHHHKHTHHHHHDDAIRSFSLRHDAPIPLSTFDMFLDLLRSTHGEKLLRVKGIVQIAEDPDRPVVIHGVQKIFHPPARLPQWPQDKQETLLVMIVKDLPETYVRELFDAFLGRPGLDRPDRAALTENPLAIPGFSPRN
- a CDS encoding acetyl-CoA carboxylase carboxyltransferase subunit alpha translates to MYNYLDFEKPVADLEGQILELKKLAQEQGSVEMSDEIRRLEKRSADALKDIYRKLTPWQKAQIARHPDRPHCLEYIDRLFTEFTPLAGDRKFANDEALQAGFGRFNGQPVAIIGQEKGSDTKTRLKHNFGSARPEGYRKAVRIMEMADRFQLPLITFVDTAGAYPGVSAEERGQAEAIARSTAECLKLRVPVISIIIGEGGSGGAIAIAVANRVYMLEHSIYSVISPEGAASILWHDSTRAKDAASNMRITAQDLFDLKVIDGIIPEPMGGAHRGKEAVIDATGDIITASLRSMKDIDGETLKQERRQKFLEIGRNI
- a CDS encoding L,D-transpeptidase family protein; its protein translation is MKIRTAILGSLLATTLLAGCQGSSVSDLSLRAEKPLPEKVVAKMKAKGMTRTSPIMVRIFKEEGVLEVWKQKNNGKYDQIASYEICKWSGKLGPKYIEGDRQAPEGFYTVRPAQMNPNSNYYLAFNIGFPNAYDRANGRTGQHLMVHGACSSSGCYSMTDEQVAEIYAFGRDAFKGGQRDFQIQAFPFRMTAANMARYKSDPNYSFWKMLKQGYDAFETTKVPPKVDVCEKRYVFNVSTPDGQPLSPTDACPPSVGGEAMSYASYEKTYQSAFSAAQKAPAPSIQGIAEAKLVSAWSAARARGEKVTREPPSLTPASAEKAGAPDIRPATPSVQPTAIAATPQPVAVPAQPATQTAAVPAPQPNPAAAQAAAPQVSPQVSPQISSMTTASTVAQNVEQAAPVAAAEPKKPWWKIIGN
- a CDS encoding sulfurtransferase TusA family protein, whose translation is MEDHRELIALQEEIPVYDLRGLKCPLPVLKTRNRLEKMPSGALLWVEATDPLSGIDVPHFCTQEGHALITQEREGPLHRFLIRRK